In the genome of Planococcus donghaensis, the window AGATAACGGAATGGCAACCATAATCGAGAAGGTGAAACAACTTGGAAAATGGGACGATTGAAACAAAAAAACGATATCCTTCTCCAAATCCTCATGTTCAATTGACAGAAATCGTGTATTGGTCAGAAGGATTGCGAGTAAAAGGAATGCTAGCTGAACCGAAAAAAAGAGACAGCTATAGTGGCATCTTGTATTTAAGAGGAGGCATTCAATCGATCGGGATGGTACGTCCAGCACGAATTGCTCAATTTGCCGCGCAAGGTTTTGTTGTGTTTGCTCCGTATTATCGAGGCAATCGAGGCGGTGAAGGGCGCGATGAATTTGCAGGGGAGGACCGGTGGGATGCTGTGCATGCGGTGGATGTATTGAAACAATTCAGCAATGGAAATGTTCATTTATTGGCGTTTTCACGTGGCGGCATTATGGCATTATGGACAGCAATTTTACGTCAAGACATTGCATCGGTCGTCACGTGGGCAGGTGTGACAGATACAATATTAACCTATAAAGAACGCCCCGATATGCGCCGTATGATGAAGCGACTATACGGGGGAACCCCAAATACCGCTTTAAGTCATTTTGAAGAGCGCAATCCATTACTCCGTATTGAAGAAAATACGGCGCCCGTTTTAATCATTCATGGCTTACAAGATGACAACGTCTCACCTGGACAAGCGTATTTGTTAGAAGAAGCGTTAAAGTTAAACGATCAACCATATGAGACATGGTACTTTCCAGAGTACACGCATTTCTTTCCACCTGCAGCCAATCGGCAAACTGTAAAAGCAGTGTGTCAGTGGGTGAGAGAAAAAGAAAAGTAAAAAAAGCCCGTTCGGATTTTACTCCGAATGGGCTTTTGTGAAATTATTTTTGAGTTG includes:
- a CDS encoding alpha/beta hydrolase family protein, whose protein sequence is MENGTIETKKRYPSPNPHVQLTEIVYWSEGLRVKGMLAEPKKRDSYSGILYLRGGIQSIGMVRPARIAQFAAQGFVVFAPYYRGNRGGEGRDEFAGEDRWDAVHAVDVLKQFSNGNVHLLAFSRGGIMALWTAILRQDIASVVTWAGVTDTILTYKERPDMRRMMKRLYGGTPNTALSHFEERNPLLRIEENTAPVLIIHGLQDDNVSPGQAYLLEEALKLNDQPYETWYFPEYTHFFPPAANRQTVKAVCQWVREKEK